In Salvia miltiorrhiza cultivar Shanhuang (shh) chromosome 4, IMPLAD_Smil_shh, whole genome shotgun sequence, the DNA window GTTTCTTTTGTCGAGGAATGAAGGTCGGAAGTCCCAAGTAAACCGCATGGCCAGCAGTTTCGATAATACCCAAAGAGGCAGTGACCTTCTCGATAACATCTTCAGTTGCATTAGGGCTAAAAGATATAGCCGACTTTTCATAATTGATAATCTGACCAGAAGCCTTCTCATAGATCTTAAAAACGTTCCCAAGGTGATCAGCAGTTTGCTCGTTagcctttaaaaaaataaggctgtcgtctgcaaaaaaaaaaggttgacAATGGAAGGGCAATGACGAGCCATAGTGATGCCACTCAAAAGACCTTGATTCTCAAAGTGTCGGAGAAGAGACGAAAAGCCATGTGCGCAAACGACAAACAGGAAATGGGACAAAGGGCAGCCTTGACGAAGTCCCCGAGATGGGATGATCGAGCCATAAACTTTACTGTTGATGACAAAAGAAAACTCCACTGTGCCAATACACTGCATAACGAGATCAATCAGGGGAAGTGGAAATCTGAGAATCACCAACATAGCACGAAGAAAT includes these proteins:
- the LOC131023552 gene encoding uncharacterized protein LOC131023552 — protein: MHWIRNKKHGHDSFAAAKLDMSKASDRVEWKFLRAMLVILRFPLPLIDLVMQCIGTVEFSFVINSKVYGSIIPSRGLRQGCPLSHFLFVVCAHGFSSLLRHFENQDDSLIFLKANEQTADHLGNVFKIYEKASGQIINYEKSAISFSPNATEDVIEKVTASLGIIETAGHAVYLGLPTFIPRQKKLHFDYLRDRVAKKFRSWDHKLFSAGGKETLIKSVIQSIPTYTMSCFRIPVGVCSDIERECARFWWGDTADARKLYWAKWSHLCQPKASGGLGFRQLIPFNQALLAK